A genomic stretch from Ovis canadensis isolate MfBH-ARS-UI-01 breed Bighorn chromosome 5, ARS-UI_OviCan_v2, whole genome shotgun sequence includes:
- the LOC138441693 gene encoding olfactory receptor 7A17-like, with amino-acid sequence MEPRNNTKISKFLLLGLSEKLELQPLIFGLFLSMYLITVFGNLLIILAVSSDSHLHTPMYFFLSNLSFVDICFISTTIPKMLWNIQMQSQVITYEGCITQMYFYILFAGLDDFLLAVTAYDRYAAICHPLHYTVVMNIWFCGCLVLVSWVISAMYSLLHSLMVWHLSFCSDLEIHHFFCETKQLVQLACYDTFLNNTVLCFGAVIMGGGPLTGIIYSYSKIVSSICGISSAHGKYRAFSTCVSHLSIVSLFYFSGLGVYLSSSATHSSHSSATGSVMHTVVTPMLNPFIYSLRNKDIKRALKRFFGMETFKKGPFSLGLKKYP; translated from the coding sequence ATGGAACCAAGGAACAatacaaaaatttcaaaatttcttcttctgggactttcaGAGAAACTAGAACTGCAACCCCTCATATTTGGACTTTTCCTCTCCATGTACCTGATCACTGTGTTTGGAAACCTGCTCATCATCCTGGCTGTCAGCTCAgactcccacctccacacccccatgtacttcttcctctccaacctgTCCTTTGTAGACATCTGCTTCATCTCCACCACCATCCCAAAGATGCTGTGGAACATCCAGATGCAGAGCCAAGTCATAACCTATGAAGGCTGCATCACCCAGATGTATTTTTACATTCTCTTTGCAGGATTAGATGACTTTCTCCTGGCTGTGACGGCCTATGATCGGTACGCGGCCATTTGCCACCCTTTGCACTACACAGTCGTCATGAACATCTGGTTCTGTGGATGTCTGGTTCTGGTGTCCTGGGTAATAAGTGCAATGTACTCATTGTTACACAGCTTAATGGTGTGGCATTTGTCCTTCTGCTCAGACTTGGAAATACACCACTTTTTCTGTGAAACCAAACAGCTTGTCCAACTTGCCTGTTATGACACTTTCCTCAATAACACAGTGCTGTGTTTTGGAGCTGTGATTATGGGTGGTGGTCCCCTGACTGGTATTATTTACTCTTACTCGAAGATAGTgtcctctatctgtggaatttCATCAGCCCATGGAAAGTATAGAGCATTTTCAACCTGTGTGTCTCATCTCTCCATTgtctccttattttatttttctggcttaGGAGTGTACCTTAGCTCTTCTGCTACCCACAGTTCCCACTCAAGTGCAACAGGCTCGGTGATGCACACTGTGGTCACACCCATGCTGAACCCATTTATTTACAGTTtgagaaataaagacataaaaagggCTCTGAAAAGATTCTTTGGgatggaaacttttaaaaaagggcCATTTTCTCTTGGGCTGAAGAAATATCCATGA